In Streptomyces longhuiensis, the following proteins share a genomic window:
- a CDS encoding alpha/beta hydrolase, producing MSESAIRPVLEPAAAAFAEATANPPYLFDLGPAEGRKAVDEVQSGEIGKPEIVEEWVTVQGGPTGSVRARIVRPASAGTLPVILYIHGAGWVFGNAHTHDRLVRELAVGAGAAVVFPEYDLSPEARYPLAIEQNYTVAQWIVREGAAKGLDATRIAVAGDSVGGNMSIALTLMAKERGDVPLAQQVLFYPVTDAAFDTGSYHQFAEGYFLRRDAMQWFWDQYTTDENQRAEITASPLRATTDQLQGLPPALVITAEADVLRDEGEAYARKLRQAGVPVTAVRYQGVIHDFVMLNALRETHAAEAAINQAVATLRTALGAV from the coding sequence ATGTCCGAGTCCGCTATCCGCCCGGTGCTGGAGCCGGCCGCCGCCGCCTTCGCCGAGGCCACAGCGAACCCGCCGTACCTCTTCGACCTCGGTCCGGCCGAGGGCCGCAAGGCTGTCGACGAGGTGCAGTCCGGCGAGATCGGCAAGCCGGAGATCGTCGAAGAATGGGTCACCGTCCAGGGCGGCCCCACCGGATCGGTCCGGGCCCGCATCGTCCGGCCGGCCTCCGCCGGGACCCTGCCAGTGATCCTCTACATCCACGGCGCTGGCTGGGTCTTCGGCAACGCCCACACGCACGATCGACTCGTGCGCGAACTGGCGGTCGGCGCCGGGGCGGCTGTGGTCTTCCCCGAGTACGACCTGTCTCCCGAGGCCCGCTACCCGCTCGCCATCGAGCAGAACTACACCGTCGCCCAGTGGATCGTCCGCGAGGGCGCGGCCAAGGGCCTGGACGCCACCCGCATCGCGGTGGCCGGCGACTCCGTCGGCGGCAACATGTCCATCGCGCTGACACTGATGGCCAAGGAGCGCGGCGACGTACCGCTGGCCCAGCAGGTGCTGTTCTATCCGGTGACCGACGCGGCCTTCGACACCGGCTCCTACCACCAGTTTGCGGAAGGGTACTTCCTGCGCCGCGACGCCATGCAGTGGTTCTGGGACCAATACACCACCGACGAGAACCAGCGGGCAGAGATCACCGCCTCACCGCTGCGCGCAACCACCGACCAGCTCCAAGGACTGCCCCCGGCCCTGGTCATCACCGCCGAGGCCGACGTGCTGCGCGACGAGGGCGAGGCCTACGCCCGCAAGCTCCGCCAGGCCGGCGTCCCGGTCACTGCCGTGCGCTACCAGGGTGTCATTCATGACTTCGTCATGCTCAACGCCCTGCGAGAGACCCATGCCGCCGAAGCCGCGATCAACCAGGCCGTCGCCACCCTGCGTACCGCTCTCGGCGCCGTGTAA
- a CDS encoding MarR family winged helix-turn-helix transcriptional regulator, with translation MDHSEEQGSLLLQDQLCFALYAASRSVTTRYRPLLEELELTYPQYLVMLVLWDQDSVAVRELGAALQLESSTLSPLLKRLESSGLIHRQRSADDERSVTIRLTQAGTDLREKARTVPLAIGQAMGLTPEQDATAKHLLRLLTANVNHS, from the coding sequence ATGGACCACTCCGAAGAGCAGGGCTCACTCCTGCTCCAGGACCAGCTGTGCTTCGCCCTGTACGCCGCCTCACGATCGGTCACCACGCGCTACCGGCCGCTGCTGGAGGAGCTGGAGCTGACCTACCCTCAGTACCTGGTCATGCTGGTGCTGTGGGACCAGGACTCGGTCGCCGTCCGCGAACTGGGAGCCGCACTCCAGCTCGAGTCCAGCACCCTCTCCCCTCTCCTCAAGCGCCTGGAATCCAGCGGCCTGATCCACCGCCAGCGGAGCGCTGACGACGAACGCTCCGTCACCATCCGCCTCACCCAGGCCGGTACGGATCTCCGCGAGAAGGCCCGCACCGTCCCCCTGGCCATCGGCCAGGCCATGGGCCTGACCCCCGAGCAGGACGCCACCGCCAAACACCTACTCCGCCTGCTCACCGCGAACGTCAATCACAGCTGA
- a CDS encoding WhiB family transcriptional regulator, translated as MGHRRRAVRAYSHRRGRSCPAPGSSIECLSYALDARIEHGIWGGTTDRERPALLRRRPTVSSWRRLLDAARSEHEGRHRRGDAERGTAAG; from the coding sequence ATTGGTCATCGACGGCGGGCGGTTCGGGCGTACTCACACCGGCGGGGCCGAAGCTGCCCGGCTCCTGGCTCGTCGATCGAATGCCTCTCCTACGCCCTCGACGCTCGCATCGAGCACGGCATCTGGGGCGGCACCACGGACAGGGAACGGCCCGCTCTGCTGCGGCGCCGGCCCACGGTGAGCTCCTGGCGACGCCTGCTCGACGCGGCCCGCTCTGAGCATGAGGGACGGCACCGCCGTGGAGACGCCGAGCGAGGCACCGCGGCGGGCTGA
- a CDS encoding GMC oxidoreductase: MPADSRPDLLIVGSGIMGAGVARLVRDALPAARILMLDSGPVLGPIPGQHLHDMPDGELRLRHQERIASGVQGMYVGAESVAGDAGVGVADREPGMYRLAGIGEDADALPAAALAWNTGGMSVHWTAATPAAWGSEIPDFIEPEAWQRDIAEASRLLQVNTDPMGPSPLRTALMCALNEVFAPHAEAGRQVQALPMAVNEDGEGALVRTGPNRVFPAIADGDDPHFELRTGAQVMRLLHKGGTVGGAVVREIATGREYTVTAAATVVCADVFRTPQLLFASGIRPRALGRHLNEHIFQTGRVHVDPDAVALDGAKLAGATLTDGSEWRHASYWLPHSGKAQPFNGQFSGTARVDGGGRIAEFSAGIALYVPTEIQETNRVEFSDTELDALGMPKMRVVFDYTDEDRRLLDEARAAQLRAGRRLGRFDPATDSETLPPGTSLHMTGTVRMGPADDGTSVCDPQTRVWDFDNLYLAGCGVVPTALVCNSTLTGAVTAVRAARSVVGRLSAG; this comes from the coding sequence GTGCCCGCCGACAGCCGCCCCGACCTGCTCATCGTCGGCAGCGGGATCATGGGGGCGGGCGTCGCCCGCCTCGTCCGCGACGCCCTTCCCGCCGCCCGCATCCTGATGCTCGACTCGGGCCCGGTCCTCGGCCCCATACCCGGCCAGCACCTGCACGACATGCCGGACGGCGAGCTGCGCCTGCGCCACCAGGAGCGGATCGCCTCCGGCGTCCAGGGCATGTACGTCGGCGCCGAGAGTGTCGCCGGCGACGCGGGCGTCGGCGTGGCCGACCGCGAGCCCGGCATGTACCGCCTTGCCGGCATCGGCGAGGACGCCGACGCCCTGCCCGCCGCCGCCCTCGCCTGGAACACCGGCGGCATGAGCGTCCACTGGACCGCCGCCACCCCTGCCGCCTGGGGCAGTGAGATCCCGGACTTCATCGAGCCGGAAGCCTGGCAGCGTGACATCGCTGAGGCGTCCCGCCTCCTGCAGGTCAACACCGACCCGATGGGCCCGTCCCCGCTGCGCACCGCGCTGATGTGCGCCCTCAACGAGGTGTTCGCGCCGCACGCGGAGGCTGGCCGCCAGGTACAGGCGCTGCCTATGGCCGTTAACGAGGATGGCGAGGGCGCCCTGGTGCGCACCGGCCCCAACCGGGTCTTCCCCGCCATCGCCGACGGCGACGACCCGCACTTTGAGTTGCGCACCGGCGCCCAGGTCATGCGCCTCCTGCACAAGGGGGGCACGGTAGGGGGCGCTGTCGTCCGAGAGATCGCCACCGGCCGCGAGTACACCGTCACCGCCGCCGCGACCGTCGTGTGCGCCGATGTCTTCCGTACCCCGCAATTGCTCTTCGCCTCTGGCATTCGCCCGCGGGCCCTCGGCCGCCACCTCAACGAGCACATCTTCCAGACCGGCCGCGTCCACGTGGACCCGGACGCCGTGGCCCTGGACGGCGCGAAGCTCGCCGGTGCGACGCTCACCGATGGGAGCGAGTGGCGGCACGCCTCTTACTGGCTCCCGCACAGCGGCAAGGCTCAGCCGTTCAACGGCCAGTTCAGCGGTACGGCGCGGGTCGACGGCGGCGGCCGGATTGCCGAGTTCTCCGCGGGGATCGCGCTCTACGTCCCCACCGAGATCCAGGAGACGAACCGGGTCGAGTTCTCCGACACCGAGCTCGACGCCCTCGGCATGCCCAAGATGCGCGTCGTCTTCGACTACACCGACGAGGATCGCCGCCTCCTTGACGAGGCTCGAGCCGCCCAACTCCGCGCGGGCCGCCGCCTCGGCCGATTCGACCCCGCGACCGACAGCGAGACCCTCCCGCCCGGCACCTCGCTCCACATGACCGGCACCGTCCGCATGGGTCCCGCCGACGACGGCACCAGCGTCTGCGACCCTCAGACCCGCGTCTGGGACTTCGACAACCTGTACCTGGCCGGCTGCGGCGTCGTCCCGACCGCCCTGGTCTGCAACTCCACCCTCACCGGCGCGGTGACTGCCGTGCGCGCGGCCCGGTCGGTGGTCGGCAGGCTGAGCGCGGGCTGA
- a CDS encoding sugar phosphate isomerase/epimerase family protein — MTSRMTLALNPIQWWATDDGWLDPTLAPPPAELLALVKKTGFNAVMAAVPAGHTVAAYSALLDDAGLRPAPGYFVCRSEGDSADAPAVLEAAAAAARDHAELGLTDIGLGLPMTKGGPRILRPGQGTEPDAGRVAALTDLLGRLAEAMVAEGVRPALHPHVGTWIETESETRTVLDALPAEQLGFLPDTGHLSWADADVAGLVADYGSRIPFLHVKDARMAVAEQGRAAGQDYQRTVVDGLWTEPGRGDLDLTGIVSALPDDFTGCLMVEVDRPALTDPYESAVASARWMRSTFALDN; from the coding sequence ATGACATCCCGTATGACCCTGGCCCTGAACCCCATCCAGTGGTGGGCCACCGACGACGGCTGGCTCGACCCCACCCTCGCCCCGCCACCGGCCGAACTCCTCGCGCTGGTGAAGAAGACGGGCTTCAATGCCGTCATGGCCGCCGTCCCCGCCGGGCACACGGTCGCCGCCTACTCGGCGCTGCTCGACGACGCCGGACTGCGGCCGGCCCCCGGCTACTTCGTCTGCCGCTCGGAGGGTGACTCCGCCGACGCCCCGGCCGTGCTCGAGGCCGCCGCCGCTGCCGCCCGCGACCACGCCGAACTCGGCCTCACCGACATCGGACTCGGCCTGCCCATGACCAAGGGCGGCCCGCGCATCCTGCGGCCCGGGCAGGGCACAGAGCCGGACGCGGGCCGGGTGGCCGCCCTCACCGACCTGCTCGGCAGGCTCGCCGAGGCAATGGTGGCCGAGGGAGTCCGCCCGGCCCTGCACCCGCACGTCGGCACCTGGATCGAGACGGAGTCCGAGACCCGGACCGTCCTCGACGCGCTCCCCGCCGAGCAGTTGGGCTTCCTCCCGGACACGGGGCACCTGTCCTGGGCGGACGCGGACGTCGCGGGACTCGTCGCCGACTACGGCAGCCGCATCCCGTTCCTGCATGTCAAGGACGCGCGGATGGCAGTCGCCGAGCAGGGGCGCGCCGCCGGGCAGGACTATCAGCGGACGGTCGTCGACGGCCTGTGGACCGAACCCGGCCGCGGAGACCTCGACCTCACGGGCATCGTCTCCGCCCTGCCCGACGACTTCACCGGGTGCCTGATGGTCGAGGTCGACCGACCCGCCCTCACCGACCCGTATGAGAGCGCGGTCGCATCGGCGCGGTGGATGCGGTCGACGTTCGCACTCGACAACTGA
- a CDS encoding ABC transporter ATP-binding protein, with amino-acid sequence MSPTKETSGTESPAPQAEPLLRVDGLRTEFRVPGGPVTAVNDVSFEVRPGQVLGIVGESGSGKSVTARSVMRMLRVPGEVTAGSIRYGGTDLLALPEREMRTWRGSKVAMVFQDPQAALNPTMRVGEQIVEAMTAHGHGRTEARQRARELLEAVGIPDVDTKINHYPHQFSGGMRQRVVIAIALANDPALLIADEPTTALDVTIQAQILGLLDRLRRELGIAVAIITHDMGVVAELCTDVVVMYAGRTVEKGSVAEVFARPSHPYTAALLRAMPRIDDVRSGRPLAAIPGAPPDPAALPAGCAFAQRCAVAEERCHGEQPVLLTSPGSGPQHLAACFVAERGGEITAPEDDAADVRSAEQAPAQSLLEVRDLRVDVGSRRRGLFGREPAVYAVDSISLTVESGRTLGLVGESGCGKSTLSRALVGINKIAGGTVRVEGQDVTAMEEPDRERVRSHVQYLFQDPYASLNPRRTIRQSLAEALALSGVQGAEQETRARELMSQVGLRDDHLDRYPHAFSGGQRQRIGIARALARQPRVLILDEPVSALDVSVQAQIINLLEEIQAELGVGYLFIAHDLSVVRHLSDTVAVMYLGRIVEHGPAEAVYANPQHPYTAALLSASPSPVPGEGGRERITLGGDLPSPAAPPSGCRFRTRCPIGPQVNEERTVCKEKDPQLTAVGDGQRAACHFPGELASATSR; translated from the coding sequence ATGAGCCCGACCAAGGAAACCTCCGGGACGGAGTCCCCGGCGCCGCAGGCGGAACCGCTGCTCCGTGTCGACGGGCTGCGTACCGAGTTCCGGGTGCCCGGCGGCCCGGTCACTGCCGTCAACGACGTGAGCTTCGAGGTTCGGCCGGGGCAGGTGCTCGGCATCGTCGGCGAATCCGGCTCCGGCAAGTCCGTCACCGCCCGCTCGGTGATGCGGATGCTGCGCGTCCCCGGCGAAGTCACCGCGGGCAGCATCCGTTACGGCGGCACCGACCTGCTCGCCCTTCCCGAGCGCGAGATGCGTACGTGGCGCGGCAGCAAGGTCGCCATGGTCTTCCAGGATCCGCAGGCCGCCCTCAATCCGACGATGCGGGTCGGCGAGCAGATCGTCGAGGCGATGACGGCGCACGGCCACGGCCGCACGGAGGCCCGGCAGCGGGCGCGCGAACTCCTCGAGGCCGTAGGCATCCCCGACGTCGACACCAAGATCAACCACTATCCGCACCAGTTCTCCGGCGGGATGCGCCAGCGCGTCGTCATCGCCATCGCGCTCGCCAACGACCCCGCCCTCCTCATCGCCGACGAGCCCACCACCGCCCTTGACGTCACCATCCAGGCGCAGATCCTCGGCCTGCTCGACCGGCTCCGCCGCGAACTCGGCATCGCCGTCGCGATCATCACCCACGACATGGGCGTCGTCGCCGAACTCTGCACGGACGTGGTCGTGATGTACGCGGGCCGCACGGTCGAGAAGGGCAGCGTGGCGGAGGTCTTCGCCCGGCCGAGCCACCCCTACACGGCCGCCCTGCTGCGCGCGATGCCCCGGATCGACGACGTCCGCAGCGGGCGCCCCCTTGCAGCCATCCCCGGCGCCCCACCGGACCCGGCCGCACTGCCGGCCGGGTGCGCGTTCGCACAGCGGTGCGCGGTCGCCGAGGAGCGCTGCCATGGCGAACAGCCGGTGCTGCTGACCTCCCCCGGCAGCGGGCCCCAGCACCTGGCGGCCTGCTTCGTCGCCGAGCGCGGAGGCGAGATCACGGCACCGGAGGACGACGCAGCGGACGTGCGCAGTGCTGAACAGGCTCCCGCCCAGTCCCTGCTGGAGGTCCGCGACCTCCGGGTGGACGTCGGGTCGCGGCGGCGCGGACTGTTCGGCCGGGAACCGGCCGTGTACGCGGTCGACTCCATCAGCCTCACCGTCGAGTCGGGGCGGACGCTCGGCCTCGTGGGGGAGAGCGGCTGCGGCAAGTCGACGTTGTCCCGGGCGCTGGTCGGGATCAACAAAATCGCGGGCGGGACGGTCAGGGTTGAGGGCCAGGACGTGACCGCCATGGAGGAGCCGGACCGCGAACGGGTCCGCTCGCATGTGCAGTACCTCTTCCAGGACCCCTACGCCTCCCTCAACCCGCGCCGTACCATCCGCCAGTCACTCGCCGAGGCGCTCGCGCTCAGCGGTGTCCAGGGCGCGGAACAAGAGACGCGGGCACGCGAACTCATGAGCCAGGTCGGTCTGCGCGACGACCACTTGGACCGCTACCCGCACGCCTTCTCCGGCGGCCAGCGGCAGCGCATCGGCATCGCGCGGGCGCTCGCCCGGCAGCCGCGCGTCCTGATCCTGGACGAACCCGTCTCCGCGCTCGACGTCTCCGTCCAGGCACAGATCATCAACCTGCTCGAGGAGATCCAGGCCGAACTCGGCGTCGGCTACCTCTTCATCGCCCACGACCTCTCCGTCGTCCGTCACCTCAGCGACACCGTCGCCGTGATGTACCTCGGCCGGATCGTCGAACACGGGCCCGCCGAGGCCGTGTACGCGAACCCGCAGCATCCGTACACGGCCGCGCTTCTCTCCGCCTCCCCCTCGCCCGTACCCGGTGAGGGCGGCCGGGAGCGGATCACGCTCGGCGGCGACCTGCCGAGCCCTGCCGCACCGCCCTCCGGCTGCCGCTTCCGCACCCGCTGCCCGATCGGCCCGCAGGTCAACGAGGAGCGGACGGTGTGCAAAGAGAAGGACCCCCAGCTCACCGCTGTCGGCGACGGACAGCGAGCGGCCTGCCACTTCCCCGGCGAACTCGCCTCCGCCACAAGCCGATAG